A single Vanacampus margaritifer isolate UIUO_Vmar chromosome 7, RoL_Vmar_1.0, whole genome shotgun sequence DNA region contains:
- the man2b1 gene encoding lysosomal alpha-mannosidase, producing the protein MAASCWRLLSLVFLLSETSLSLPVDRQEKQQDDMCGYQSCHATEAAMLNVHLVPHTHDDVGWLKTVDQYFYGDRNDIQHAGVQYILDSVVQQLAKNPDRRFIYVETAFFYRWWRRQSADMQQTVKQLVKQGRLEFVNGGWCMSDEATTHYSAVVDQMTMGLRFLNQTFGPCGRPRVAWHIDPFGHAREHASMFAQMGYDGFFFGRVDYQDRHRRMLAKEQELLWRASDSLAPPMADLFTGILPNGYNPPEGFCWDQSCDDPPIKDDPDLEDYNVNDVVERFLNIANSQSLVYKSNHIIMTMGSDFQYENANLWYKNLDKLIHYVNGRQSNGSRVNVLYSTPSCYLQELHRANLSWALKTDDFFPYADDAHDLWTGYFSSRPALKRYERLSNSNLQTCKQLEVLGGRASTSGPFGEGDSLTLKRAMAVAQHHDAVSGTEKQHVANDYARRLANGWRHCQVVVSNSLAALSGSTAERAYCDGLNISVCPISESSKKFSVNIFNPLARPVAWPVRLPVNGTAYLVSGADGKSVDCEVVPVSRTTRDVRRNRGFAVNELLFRARAPPLGFSTYSVSLLQDGPPPAPTLYRTPKSIWNKYLRVTFDPETGLLSGLDNLETKQSISLTQNFYWYNASDGNNSKSNQPSGAYIFRPNSSTPFVISKTAKTETIQTPVMQEVRQWFAPWASQVVRLHADSRVLELEWTVGPIPIDDDLGKEVIARLDTDIESSGIFYTDSNGREVLQRKKDFRPTWNLKQSEPVAGNYYPVNSRAFIKDDKDQLTVVTDRSQGASSILNGSLEIMLHRRLLYDDVRGVAEALNETSDVFPDGLVVRGRLLLSLDRPASAADAHRPLAEEAVLQPLLSFTEGDLHPNTRLEFSGLQAALPPAVHLLTLSQWDDDLVLLRLEHQFQSWESKSNSQALTVNLQKLFSTLEVVGVSELNLSANQWKGEMKRFDWTSQAVEKPQKKIFKDPSTWEITLRPMEIRTFLLRAKLR; encoded by the exons ATGGCGGCGAGCTGCTGGCGGCTCCTTTCGCTCGTTTTCCTCCTCAGTGAAACTTCTTTAAGTTTGCCAGTTGACCgtcaagaaaaacaacaagacGACATGTGCGGCTACCAG TCATGTCACGCTACAGAGGCGGCCATGCTGAACGTCCACCTGGTCCCGCACACGCACGATGACGTAGGATGGCTCAAGACCGTAGACCAGTACTTCTATGGAG ACCGTAACGACATCCAGCACGCCGGCGTGCAGTACATCCTGGACTCTGTGGTGCAGCAGCTTGCGAAGAACCCCGACCGCAGGTTCATCTACGTGGAGACGGCCTTTTTCTACCGATGGTGGCGACGCCAGAGCGCCGACATGCAGCAGACGGTCAAGCAGCTGGTCAAGCAAG GCCGGCTAGAGTTCGTCAACGGCGGCTGGTGCATGAGCGACGAGGCCACCACCCACTACAGCGCCGTTGTGGACCAGATGACCATGGGCCTCAGGTTCCTCAATCAGACGTTCGGACCCTGCGGTCGGCCCCGGGTGGCCTGGCACATTGACCCGTTTGGGCACGCTCGCGAACACGCGTCCATGTTTGCGCAG ATGGGCTACGACGGCTTTTTCTTCGGGCGAGTGGACTACCAGGACCGGCACAGGCGGATGTTGGCCAAGGAGCAGGAACTGCTGTGGCGGGCGTCTGACAGCCTCGCTCCCCCGATGGCCGACCTCTTCACCG GGATCCTCCCCAACGGGTACAACCCTCCGGAGGGCTTCTGCTGGGACCAGTCTTGCGACGACCCACCCATCAAGGACGATCCCGACCTGGAAGACTACAACGTGAACGACGTGGTGGAACGCTTCCTCAACATCGCAAACAGTCAG TCCCTAGTCTACAAGTCCAATCACATCATCATGACCATGGGCTCGGACTTCCAGTACGAGAACGCCAACCTGTGGTACAAGAACCTGGACAAGCTGATCCACTACGTCAACGGCCGGCAGTCCAACGGAAGCCGGGTCAACGTCCTCTACTCCACGCCTTCCTGTTACCTTCAAGAACTGCACCGGGCCAACCTGTCCTG GGCCCTCAAGACCGACGACTTTTTCCCGTATGCGGACGACGCCCATGACTTGTGGACGGGCTACTTCAGCAGCAGGCCGGCGCTGAAACGCTACGAGAGGCTCAGCAACAGCAACCTGCAG aCGTGCAAACAGCTAGAGGTTCTCGGCGGCCGGGCTTCTACGAGTGGACCCTTCGGCGAAGGCGACAGTCTCACCTTGA AGAGAGCCATGGCGGTCGCTCAGCACCACGACGCCGTGTCCGGCACCGAGAAGCAGCATGTCGCCAACGACTACGCCCGCAGACTTGCCAACGGCTGGCGACATTGCCAG GTTGTGGTCAGCAACAGCCTCGCTGCTTTGAGTGGCTCGACCGCCGAGCGAGCGTACTGCGACGGCCTCAACATCAGCGTGTGTCCCATCAGCGAGTCCAGCAAAAAG TTTTCCGTCAACATCTTCAACCCCCTCGCTCGACCCGTCGCGTGGCCCGTCAGGCTTCCGGTCAACGGCACGGCGTACTTGGTGTCGGGCGCGGACGGCAAGTCTGTGGACTGCGAGGTGGTTCCGGTCTCACGGACCACGCGGGACGTGAGGAGGAATCGTGGCTTTGCTGTCAACGAGCTCCTCTTCCGGGCCCGGGCCCCGCCCCTGGGCTTCAGCACCTACTCGGTGTCCCTGCTCCAGGACGGGCCTCCGCCGGCCCCCACGCTCTACCGTACGCCCAAATCAATCTGGAATAAG TATCTACGAGTGACCTTTGACCCAGAGACGGGCCTCCTCAGCGGCCTGGACAACTTGGAGACCAAGCAGAGCATCAGCCTGACGCAGAATTTTTACTG GTACAACGCCAGCGACGGCAACAACTCAAAGAGCAACCAGCCCTCGGGGGCGTACATCTTCAGACCAAACTCGTCCACGCCGTTTGTCATCAGCAAGACGGCCAAGACGGAGACAATACAG ACGCCAGTGATGCAGGAAGTGAGGCAGTGGTTCGCACCGTGGGCGTCTCAGGTGGTTCGTCTCCACGCCGACAGTCGCGTTCTGGAGCTGGAGTGGACCGTGGGCCCGATTCCCATCGA CGACGACTTGGGTAAGGAGGTGATCGCCCGATTGGACACAGACATCGAGTCTTCCGGAATATTCTACACCGACTCCAATGGGAGAGAAGTTCTACAGAGGAA gAAAGACTTCCGGCCCACTTGGAACCTGAAGCAGTCGGAGCCCGTCGCCGGGAACTACTACCCTGTCAACTCCCGTGCCTTCATCAAG GACGACAAGGACCAACTCACTGTGGTGACGGATCGCTCTCAGGGTGCAAGCAGCATCCTCAACGGCTCTCTGGAGATCATG CTCCACCGCCGGCTGCTGTACGACGACGTCCGCGGCGTGGCCGAAGCCCTCAACGAGACCTCCGACGTCTTCCCGGACGGTCTGGTAGTGCGCGGCCGCCTGCTGCTCTCCCTGGACCGCCCGGCCAGTGCCGCCGATGCTCACCGCCCCCTGGCGGAGGAGGCGGTACTGCAGCCGCTGCTGTCGTTCACTGAAGGCGACCTGCACCCTAATACTAGACTGGAG TTCTCAGGACTGCAGGCTGCGCTGCCCCCTGCTGTCCACCTGCTGACACTGAGCCAGTGGGACGACGATTTGGTCCTGCTCAGGCTGGAGCATCAGTTCCAGAGCTGGGAGAGCAAAAGCAACTCACAGGCGCTCACGGTTAACCTGCAG AAGCTGTTTTCCACCCTGGAGGTGGTGGGCGTGTCTGAACTCAAcctgtcagccaatcagtggAAAGGAGAGATGAAGCGTTTTGATTGGACATCGCAGGCTG tcGAAAAGCCGCAGAAAAAGATATTTAAAGACCCCTCCACGTGGGAGATCACCTTGCGCCCGATGGAAATCCGGACCTTCCTGCTCAGAGCGAAGCTCAGGTAG
- the trmt1 gene encoding tRNA (guanine(26)-N(2))-dimethyltransferase has protein sequence MFLLARAPRLFPLIVTPCRLHPPPAARRWRAGCAMEPPKTAHPDPDITIAEPTAVERQEESPPVRPGETVVKEGKAAILFPSANEVFYNPVQEFNRDLTCAVITEFSREVLAQRGVKVLVPGEEERVVVSPSDEPSEADVQDGKTAIEEEAVVTATAGQKCERGLRILEGLAASGLRSVRFALEVPGLRSVTANDFSHKAAALIARNAEYNKVGELLQASCKDASMLMYEMRGKKDRYEVIDLDPYGSPASFLDAAVQSVSEGGLLCITCTDMAVLAGNSSETCYSKYGSVSIKAKYCHEMALRIILHSLDQRANVYQRYIQPLLSVSVDFYVRVFVRVFTGQATVKNSASKQALIYNCVGCGSFHLQKMGRRTNNGKNMKYSAATGPPVGPTCEHCGQRHQLGGPIWAEAIHDRAFVQKVLTAVSGNPSRFETSKRMKGVLSMVIEELEDTPLYYTVDSLSSTLHCNTPPLLKFRSALLHAGHRVSLSHACKNAIKTDAPPAAIWDILRCWEKSNPVKREKLSEMMPAFKILSTEPSFEACFTVRDDANPQSRQRHLTRFQENPQAFWGPKARAKAGGGISNNLQQKRMKNQNKRKNPMTDSSQLKSFPCKKFKQGTCTYSDKCSYSHDPECTFEEKME, from the exons ATGTTTCTGCTGGCGCGGGCCCCTCGACTGTTCCCGCTCATCGTCACCCCTTGTCGCCTGCACCCGCCCCCTGCAGCACGTCGGTGGCGTGCGGGTTGCGCCATGGAACCTCCCAAAACGGCTCATCCGGACCCTGACATTACCATTGCTGAGCCAACAGCGGTCGAGAGGCAGGAGGAGTCTCCTCCTGTCAGACCAGGAGAGACGGTGGTAAAGGAGGgcaaggcggccatcttgtttcCCAGTGCCAACGAGGTGTTTTACAACCCGGTCCAGGAGTTTAATAGAGATTTAAC ATGTGCGGTGATTACTGAGTTCTCCAGAGAAGTGCTGGCTCAGCGCGGCGTTAAGGTTCTGGTGCCGGGTGAGGAGGAGCGAGTGGTGGTGTCGCCGTCGGACGAACCCAGCGAGGCCGACGTGCAGGATGGCAAGACAGCCATTGAGGAGGAGGCGGTTGTCACGGCGACGGCGGGGCAGAAATGCGAG CGCGGTCTTCGCATCCTGGAAGGTTTGGCGGCGTCCGGTCTGCGCTCGGTGCGTTTCGCGCTGGAAGTGCCGGGACTTCGGAGCGTCACCGCCAACGACTTCTCCCACAAAGCTGCCGCCCTCATCGCCAGGAATGCCGAGTACAACAAGGTGGGCGAGCTCCTCCAAGCCAGCTGCAAAGACGCCAG CATGCTTATGTATGAGATGCGAGGGAAGAAGGATCGCTACGAGGTCATCGATCTCGACCCTTATGGCAGCCCCGCTTCATTCCTGGACGCCGCCGTGCAGTCTGTCAGCGAGGGAG GCCTCCTGTGCATCACGTGCACCGACATGGCCGTGTTGGCCGGGAACAGCAGCGAGACGTGCTACAGCAAATACGGCTCCGTTTCCATCAAAGCCAAGTACTGTCACGAGATG GCTCTGCGCATCATCCTGCACAGTCTGGACCAGCGTGCCAACGTGTACCAGCGATACATTCAGCCGCTGCTGTCGGTCAGCGTGGACTTCTACGTTCGGGTGTTTGTGCGCGTCTTCACGGGACAGGCCACAGTCAAGAACTCAGCCAG CAAACAGGCTCTGATCTACAACTGTGTCGGCTGCGGGTCCTTCCACTTGCAGAAAATGGGCAGGAGGACCAACAACGGGAAAAA TATGAAGTACTCGGCAGCCACTGGACCACCGGTGGGTCCGACATGTGAGCACTGCGGACAGAGACATCAG CTGGGCGGTCCAATCTGGGCAGAAGCCATCCACGACCGGGCCTTTGTCCAGAAGGTCCTGACCGCCGTTTCCGGCAACCCGTCTCGCTTCGAGACGTCCAAGCGCATGAAGGGGGTGCTGAGTATGGTGATTGag GAGCTGGAGGACACGCCCCTTTACTACACAGTGGACAGTCTGAGCAGCACCTTGCACTGCAATACGCCACCTCTGCTAAAGTTCAG GTCTGCTCTGCTGCACGCCGGCCACAGAGTTTCTCTCTCGCATGCCTGCAAAAACGCCATCAAGACGGACGCGCCGCCCGCCGCCATCTGGGACATCTTGCGCTGCTGG GAGAAGAGTAACCCGGTAAAACGGGAGAAACTCTCAGAAATGATGCCCGCCTTTAAAATCCTCTCCACCGAGCCCAG CTTCGAAGCTTGTTTCACCGTGCGGGACGACGCCAACCCTCAGTCCCGTCAGCGCCACCTGACCCGCTTCCAGGAGAACCCGCAAGCCTTCTGGGGACCCAAAGCCCGAGCAAAAGCCGG TGGCGGTATCTCCAACAACTTGCAACAGAAGCGCATGAAGAACCAGAACAAGCGCAAGAACCCGATGACAGATTCGTCCCAGCTCAAGAGCTTCCCCTGCAAAAAGTTCAAACAG GGCACGTGCACATACAGCGACAAATGCTCATACTCGCATGACCCCGAGTGCACCTTCGAGGAGAAAATGGAATga